One genomic segment of Sorex araneus isolate mSorAra2 chromosome X, mSorAra2.pri, whole genome shotgun sequence includes these proteins:
- the LOC101541244 gene encoding olfactory receptor 11L1-like — protein MTQISEFILLGFGNLYGFQFLLFGIFLVIYVMTLMGNIVILIVVSSDRSLHTPMYFFLGHFSFLEISYTTTIEPMMLRTLLSAHVPISFPSCACQFYFFASLVATECFFLAVMSYDRYIAICNPLHYSSIMDHGGCLQLASASWVAGFLAPIILMVLIFRLTFCVANEIDHFFCDLKPIMKLACTDTQVAEMASFICTSLFALGPFLLTLASYTHIISTILRIPSTTGKQKAFSTCSSHLTVVSLYYGTLGIVYGFPSGPEYEHLLKLLSLLYTVFTPALNPIIYTLRNKDVKVALRKLVQ, from the coding sequence ATGACTCAAATTTCTGAATTtatccttttgggttttgggaaTCTCTATGgctttcagtttcttctttttggaaTATTTCTGGTCATCTATGTGATGACTCTCATGGGCAACATTGTAATTCTAATTGTGGTGTCATCTGATCGCTCTCTTCACACTcccatgtatttctttcttggcCACTTCTCATTCCTAGAGATTAGTTACACTACAACAATAGAGCCTATGATGCTGAGAACATTGTTATCAGCTCACGTCCCTATTTCCTTCCCAAGTTGTGCttgccagttttatttttttgcttctctggtggCTACAGAATGCTTCTTCCTGGCTGTTATGTCTTATGATCGCTACATTGCTATCTGTAACCCATTGCACTACTCCAGCATCATGGATCATGGTGGTTGCTTACAGCTAGCTAGTGCTTCTTGGGTGGCTGGGTTTCTAGCACCCATCATTCTCATGGTCCTGATTTTCAGATTAACATTCTGTGTAGCCAATGAGATTGATCACTTCTTCTGTGATTTGAAGCCAATCATGAAGCTAGCCTGTACAGATACTCAAGTAGCTGAGATGGCTTCTTTTATATGCACCTCACTATTTGCCCTAGGCCCCTTCCTACTAACTCTGGCTTCTTATACACACATCATCTCCACCATTCTGAGAATTCCCTCAACCACAGGGAAGCAGAAGGCTTTTTCAACCTGTTCCTCCCACCTAACAGTGGTCAGTCTGTATTATGGGACATTAGGTATTGTCTATGGTTTCCCATCAGGGCCTGAGTATGAACACTTACTAAAGTTGCTTTCTCTACTTTATACAGTATTTACTCCTGCCCTCAATCCTATTATTTATACCTTAAGGAACAAGGATGTAAAAGTAGCCCTGAGAAAATTGGTGCAATGA